One stretch of Comamonas testosteroni DNA includes these proteins:
- a CDS encoding ABC transporter ATP-binding protein, with amino-acid sequence MAATDSSHAHPLLQVSDLAKRYGEADAQSTVFEQVSCEIAAGEFVAIVGNSGVGKSTFLNCLAGLDSWQQGRVLHSGTDLSTLDEARRAIWRRAHLGFVFQAFHVLPHLDVAQNIALPLMLLGRMDGQGQQRVQQVLQAVGLAGLGQRLPQQLSGGQLQRVAIARALVHSPPLLLADEPTGNLDPSTAQQIMDLLLQQTRDNGTALVLVTHSAEAARRADRVLRLTAGGMQAELSVSQQTSLGL; translated from the coding sequence ATGGCTGCCACCGACTCATCCCACGCACATCCGCTGCTGCAGGTCAGCGACCTTGCCAAACGCTATGGCGAGGCGGATGCGCAGTCCACGGTCTTCGAGCAGGTGAGCTGCGAGATCGCTGCCGGCGAGTTTGTCGCCATCGTCGGCAACTCCGGCGTGGGCAAGTCCACCTTTCTCAACTGCCTGGCCGGGCTGGACAGCTGGCAGCAAGGCCGGGTTCTGCACAGCGGAACTGATCTGTCCACGCTCGATGAAGCCCGCCGCGCCATCTGGCGGCGCGCGCATCTGGGCTTTGTGTTCCAGGCCTTTCATGTCCTGCCCCATCTCGATGTGGCGCAGAACATTGCCCTGCCGCTGATGCTGCTGGGCCGCATGGACGGCCAGGGTCAGCAGCGCGTGCAGCAGGTGCTGCAAGCCGTGGGACTCGCTGGTCTGGGCCAGCGCCTGCCCCAGCAGCTCAGCGGCGGCCAGCTGCAGCGCGTGGCCATAGCGCGTGCACTGGTGCATTCACCGCCTCTGCTGCTGGCCGATGAGCCCACGGGCAATCTCGACCCGTCCACTGCCCAGCAGATCATGGATTTGCTGCTGCAGCAAACCCGCGACAACGGCACGGCCCTGGTGCTGGTCACCCATTCCGCAGAAGCGGCCAGACGAGCCGACCGCGTGCTGCGGCTGACGGCAGGCGGCATGCAGGCCGAACTCTCGGTGTCGCAGCAAACATCGTTAGGCCTGTGA
- the miaA gene encoding tRNA (adenosine(37)-N6)-dimethylallyltransferase MiaA, translated as MTAAHALPCIAIAGPTASGKTAAALALAERLAQRGQKAEIISVDSALVYKGMDIGTAKPTAAELAAVPHHLIDIIDPLQAYSAAEFVRDTQTLVAEIRSRQALPLLVGGTMLYFKALMDGLDDMPAANPEVRAMLDAQAAELGWPVMHARLAEVDPVTAARLAPGDSQRIQRALEVWHVSGKPLSSFHTTKSKAGPAEQMGVTALFSLEPAERAWLHQRIALRFDLMLEQGFLDEVRHLRARGDLHLNLPSMRCVGYRQAWEVLDALEADPGKPLDMAGLRERGIASTRQLAKRQITWLRSMPQRHAIACDAPGAQQQLLDAAMAAIDAAQQGTS; from the coding sequence ATGACTGCTGCCCACGCCCTGCCCTGTATCGCCATTGCCGGCCCCACTGCTTCGGGCAAGACTGCGGCAGCGCTGGCATTGGCCGAGCGGCTGGCGCAACGCGGTCAGAAGGCCGAGATCATCAGCGTGGATTCGGCCCTGGTCTACAAAGGCATGGACATAGGCACGGCCAAGCCCACGGCGGCAGAGCTGGCCGCCGTCCCGCATCACCTCATCGACATCATCGATCCGCTGCAGGCCTATAGCGCGGCCGAATTCGTGCGCGACACGCAGACGCTGGTTGCGGAAATCCGCTCCCGCCAGGCCCTGCCTCTGCTGGTGGGCGGCACCATGCTGTATTTCAAGGCGCTGATGGACGGGCTGGACGATATGCCCGCTGCCAACCCCGAAGTACGTGCCATGCTGGACGCGCAGGCCGCCGAGCTCGGCTGGCCCGTCATGCATGCCAGACTGGCCGAGGTGGACCCCGTCACGGCAGCACGCCTGGCCCCCGGCGACAGCCAGCGCATTCAGCGCGCGCTGGAGGTCTGGCATGTGTCGGGGAAGCCGCTTTCGAGCTTTCACACGACCAAGAGCAAGGCAGGTCCCGCAGAGCAGATGGGCGTTACCGCGCTTTTCTCGCTGGAGCCTGCAGAGCGAGCCTGGCTGCACCAGCGCATTGCGCTGCGCTTTGACCTGATGCTGGAGCAAGGCTTCCTCGACGAAGTGCGCCACCTGCGCGCGCGCGGCGATCTGCATCTGAACCTGCCCTCCATGCGCTGCGTGGGCTATCGCCAGGCCTGGGAAGTGCTGGACGCTCTGGAGGCCGATCCCGGCAAGCCACTGGACATGGCTGGCCTGCGCGAGCGCGGCATCGCCTCCACGCGCCAGCTGGCCAAGCGCCAGATCACCTGGCTGCGCTCCATGCCCCAGCGCCATGCCATTGCCTGCGATGCACCGGGCGCCCAGCAGCAACTGCTGGATGCAGCCATGGCCGCCATTGACGCAGCGCAGCAAGGCACCAGCTAA
- a CDS encoding sulfatase has translation MTAPNIVFILADDLGWADLGVYGATDFKTPHLDRLAAQGVRFNQAYANSAVCSATRIALITGRYQYRLQAGLEEPLARHGAQLGLPADHPTLPSLLKQAGYDTALIGKWHLGKPPAYGPQRSGYDYFFGNHSGAIDYFTHKPGVGEQFSPDLWQGNEPVQRTGYYTYILGDEATRYVHERRGQDKPFFLSLHFTAPHWPWEGPDDEHVAHSIKDLFHYDGGSLKKYGEIVEALDKAVGQVLQALDDSGLGDNTIVIFTSDNGGERFSKTWPFTGQKTELLEGGIRVPTLLRWSARIQPQVQEQVTASFDWLPTLLAAAGARPHPDFPSDGQNILPILEGTAANTERSLFWRYKSQAQRAVRRGPWKYLKINDNEFLFNVEEDARERANLKEHQPEIFAGLRRQWEEWNEQLLPITAESYSHGLSPDIQADRYVPARLSQG, from the coding sequence ATGACTGCACCGAATATCGTTTTCATCCTCGCCGACGATCTGGGCTGGGCCGACCTGGGCGTCTATGGCGCCACCGATTTCAAGACCCCGCATCTGGACCGGCTTGCTGCCCAGGGCGTGCGCTTCAATCAGGCCTATGCCAACTCGGCCGTCTGCTCGGCCACACGCATTGCGCTGATCACCGGACGCTATCAGTACCGGCTGCAGGCCGGACTCGAAGAGCCGCTGGCACGCCATGGCGCGCAACTCGGCCTGCCGGCCGATCACCCCACGCTGCCATCGCTGCTCAAACAGGCCGGCTACGACACGGCATTGATCGGCAAATGGCATCTGGGCAAGCCGCCCGCCTATGGCCCGCAGCGCAGCGGCTACGACTATTTCTTCGGCAACCACAGCGGTGCCATCGACTACTTCACGCACAAGCCCGGCGTGGGCGAACAATTCAGCCCCGACCTCTGGCAAGGCAACGAGCCCGTGCAGCGCACGGGCTACTACACCTACATCCTGGGGGATGAGGCCACGCGCTATGTGCATGAGCGCAGGGGCCAGGACAAGCCTTTTTTCCTGTCGCTGCACTTCACTGCGCCGCACTGGCCCTGGGAAGGGCCCGACGACGAGCATGTCGCGCACAGCATCAAGGATCTGTTTCACTACGACGGCGGCAGCCTGAAGAAATACGGCGAAATCGTCGAGGCTCTGGACAAGGCCGTGGGCCAGGTGCTGCAGGCGCTCGATGACAGCGGCCTGGGCGACAACACCATCGTCATCTTCACCAGCGACAACGGTGGCGAACGCTTTTCCAAGACCTGGCCCTTCACGGGCCAGAAGACCGAGCTGCTGGAAGGCGGCATCCGCGTACCTACGCTGCTGCGCTGGAGCGCCCGCATCCAGCCCCAGGTCCAGGAGCAGGTCACGGCCAGCTTTGACTGGCTGCCCACGCTGCTGGCCGCAGCAGGCGCCAGACCTCACCCCGACTTCCCCAGCGACGGCCAGAACATCCTGCCCATTCTGGAGGGCACTGCAGCCAATACCGAGCGCAGCCTGTTCTGGCGCTACAAATCCCAGGCCCAGCGTGCCGTGCGCCGGGGTCCCTGGAAATACCTCAAGATCAACGACAACGAGTTTTTGTTCAATGTGGAGGAGGACGCCCGCGAGCGCGCCAATCTCAAGGAGCATCAGCCAGAAATCTTTGCCGGACTGCGCAGGCAATGGGAGGAGTGGAACGAGCAGTTGCTGCCGATCACGGCTGAAAGCTACAGCCACGGCCTCTCGCCCGATATTCAGGCCGACCGCTATGTGCCGGCACGACTGAGCCAGGGCTAG
- a CDS encoding tripartite tricarboxylate transporter substrate-binding protein: protein MHSRRFFLQQSLLAASSAGFSLNSLAKAAEISAVPQASRILVGFGAGGGIDLLARVLAESIAAQLGKSHYVVVDNKPGANGQIAAQTLLNAPSDGSTYLIAPLITPVLSQIVYKKPGYDPARDFSPVGLLAHFQFGLAVPARHPARNIQEYVAWLKANPDKANFGSPAVGSLPHFFGLLLGEAAGVNIVHVPYKGGPAMMTDLISGQLASAIQTTSELAPLHKEGKVRILGTFGSQRGRELPDVPTFAEAGYPKATGSGWYSLWARKGTSPEAIATVNRAVNHALLDPKLQPKWAELSLQPDPRTPQALEQLRVAEIAKWRPVIANSGFAIE, encoded by the coding sequence ATGCATTCCCGCCGCTTCTTCCTGCAGCAATCGCTGCTCGCCGCCAGCTCCGCTGGCTTCTCCTTGAACTCTCTGGCCAAGGCAGCCGAGATCTCCGCCGTCCCTCAGGCCAGCCGCATCCTGGTGGGCTTTGGCGCAGGCGGCGGCATCGATCTGCTGGCACGCGTGCTGGCCGAAAGCATCGCCGCACAACTGGGCAAGAGCCACTATGTGGTGGTGGACAACAAGCCCGGCGCCAACGGACAGATTGCCGCACAGACGCTGCTCAACGCCCCCAGCGACGGCAGCACCTATCTGATCGCGCCGCTGATCACCCCGGTGCTCTCGCAGATCGTCTACAAAAAGCCCGGCTACGATCCTGCGCGCGACTTCTCTCCGGTGGGCCTGCTCGCGCATTTCCAGTTCGGGCTGGCCGTCCCCGCCAGGCATCCGGCGCGCAATATTCAGGAATACGTGGCCTGGCTCAAGGCCAACCCCGACAAAGCCAACTTCGGCAGCCCTGCCGTAGGCAGCCTGCCGCATTTCTTCGGACTGCTGCTGGGCGAAGCGGCCGGCGTCAACATCGTGCATGTGCCCTACAAGGGTGGCCCGGCCATGATGACCGATCTGATCAGTGGCCAGCTGGCCTCCGCCATACAGACCACCAGCGAGCTCGCTCCGCTGCACAAGGAAGGCAAGGTGCGCATTCTGGGCACCTTCGGCAGCCAGCGCGGTCGCGAACTGCCCGATGTGCCGACCTTTGCCGAAGCCGGCTACCCCAAGGCCACAGGCAGCGGCTGGTACAGCCTGTGGGCACGCAAAGGCACTTCGCCCGAAGCCATTGCCACCGTCAATCGCGCCGTCAACCACGCGTTGCTGGACCCCAAGCTGCAGCCCAAATGGGCGGAGCTGTCCCTGCAGCCCGACCCGCGCACGCCGCAGGCGCTGGAGCAGTTGCGCGTGGCCGAAATCGCCAAGTGGCGTCCCGTGATCGCCAACTCCGGCTTTGCCATCGAATAA
- a CDS encoding multidrug effflux MFS transporter produces MILTLGLLLGLQPLATDLYLPALPQLQQGFGAHVSQAQLTLTGFLLAFGCSQILWGPLSDRLGRRPVLLLGISGYVIAALGCASAQSMEALIAWRSLQGAALGAGVMCARAVVRDLYAPHMGAQVMSKALTGLGVLAFLAPISGSLLVGWLGWRSTMLAQAFMGCLAWLLVVLRFRESIPQRNPQALQLGNLLHTWSRIVRNPMFQAYNLLTCFSYAGLFTNLAASSFTYINVLHMDRTQYGLMLGGNALCYIAGTFACRRLLRSMSVQRAVAVAGVLSLTAGSIMGLAALVDLRSIWAYALPFCLYQIAHGIHMPCGQSNAIAPFPQAAGTASAINGLVMMLMAFAMGHWLGLNLDADSTMPLAFGIWFWSACTAITAWTLVQRFGISKS; encoded by the coding sequence GTGATTCTCACTCTGGGGCTGCTGCTCGGTCTTCAGCCGCTGGCAACCGACCTCTATCTGCCCGCCCTGCCTCAGCTGCAGCAAGGCTTTGGCGCCCATGTCTCGCAGGCCCAGCTGACGCTGACCGGCTTTTTGCTGGCCTTTGGCTGCTCGCAGATTCTCTGGGGCCCGCTGTCTGACCGGCTGGGCCGCCGCCCGGTCTTGCTGCTGGGCATCAGCGGCTATGTGATCGCCGCTCTGGGCTGCGCCAGCGCACAGAGCATGGAAGCCTTGATTGCCTGGCGCAGCCTGCAAGGCGCAGCCCTGGGCGCCGGCGTGATGTGCGCGCGAGCGGTGGTCCGCGATCTCTATGCCCCGCATATGGGCGCGCAAGTCATGTCCAAGGCGCTGACGGGCCTGGGCGTGCTGGCCTTTCTGGCCCCCATCAGCGGCAGCTTGCTCGTAGGCTGGCTGGGCTGGCGCTCCACCATGCTGGCCCAGGCCTTCATGGGCTGCCTGGCCTGGCTGCTGGTGGTGCTGCGCTTCAGGGAGTCGATTCCCCAGCGCAACCCGCAGGCGCTGCAACTTGGCAATCTGCTGCACACCTGGTCGCGCATTGTGCGCAACCCCATGTTCCAGGCCTACAACCTGCTGACCTGCTTCAGCTATGCAGGCCTGTTCACCAACCTGGCTGCCTCTTCGTTCACCTACATCAACGTGCTGCATATGGACCGTACGCAATACGGACTGATGCTGGGCGGCAACGCGCTGTGCTATATCGCCGGCACCTTTGCCTGCCGCCGTCTGCTGCGCAGCATGAGCGTGCAGCGCGCCGTGGCCGTGGCGGGGGTGTTGTCGCTGACGGCCGGCTCCATCATGGGCCTGGCGGCCCTGGTCGATCTGCGCAGCATCTGGGCCTATGCCCTGCCCTTCTGTCTCTACCAGATCGCCCACGGCATTCACATGCCCTGCGGACAAAGCAATGCCATCGCGCCCTTCCCCCAGGCAGCGGGTACGGCCTCGGCCATCAACGGCCTGGTGATGATGCTCATGGCGTTTGCCATGGGGCATTGGCTGGGACTGAATCTGGATGCAGACTCGACCATGCCGCTGGCCTTCGGCATCTGGTTCTGGTCGGCCTGCACGGCCATCACGGCATGGACGCTGGTACAGCGTTTTGGCATCAGCAAATCATGA
- a CDS encoding alpha/beta hydrolase — protein sequence MPKTSRFWSPRRIAAALGLALLLALAIWGMRELDARQRVWIFQPSDRSWPGANTAGMQEQWIAFRSRDGSAARLHALWMPSSDARAPLLLFLHGARWNVTGSSPRIRRLQAMGFSVLAVDYRGFGKSSPALPSQASAAEDARAAWDWLGRQAAGRPRYIFGHSLGGAVAIDLASSVKDESGVLVESTFTSIPDVFDSMRWGWLPVNWLITQRFNSVGRVADIGSPLLVVHGTADPLIPARLGQQLFDAAREPKRLILVEGASHHNTQSRALAQYRQALRELFGLNPR from the coding sequence ATGCCCAAGACCTCACGCTTCTGGAGCCCCCGCCGCATCGCGGCAGCACTCGGCCTGGCCTTGCTGCTGGCGCTTGCGATCTGGGGCATGCGCGAGCTCGATGCCAGGCAGCGGGTCTGGATTTTTCAGCCCAGCGACCGCAGCTGGCCTGGAGCCAACACTGCCGGCATGCAGGAACAATGGATAGCGTTTCGCAGCCGCGATGGCAGCGCCGCCAGGCTGCACGCCCTCTGGATGCCATCCAGCGATGCACGAGCCCCGCTGCTGCTGTTTCTGCATGGAGCGCGCTGGAATGTGACGGGCTCCTCGCCACGCATACGGCGCCTGCAGGCCATGGGCTTTTCGGTGCTGGCCGTGGACTACCGCGGCTTTGGCAAGAGCAGCCCGGCCCTGCCCTCGCAGGCCTCGGCCGCCGAGGATGCGCGCGCCGCCTGGGACTGGCTGGGCCGACAGGCCGCAGGCAGGCCGCGCTATATCTTCGGCCACTCGCTGGGCGGCGCCGTCGCCATCGACCTGGCCAGCTCCGTCAAGGACGAAAGCGGGGTGCTGGTCGAGTCCACCTTCACCAGCATTCCCGATGTGTTCGACTCCATGCGCTGGGGCTGGTTGCCCGTGAACTGGTTGATCACGCAGCGTTTCAACTCGGTCGGCAGAGTGGCGGACATCGGCTCGCCGCTGCTGGTCGTGCACGGCACGGCCGATCCGCTGATTCCGGCCCGGCTGGGCCAGCAGCTGTTCGATGCGGCGCGCGAGCCCAAGCGCCTGATCCTGGTCGAGGGTGCCAGCCACCACAACACCCAGTCCAGAGCGCTGGCGCAATACCGTCAGGCACTGCGTGAGCTGTTCGGCCTGAATCCGCGCTGA
- a CDS encoding methylglyoxal synthase: MSICLGLAANKLHHQTEDAALFALLRACEAGIRELKLGFHTVGRTYDAITAASMLQGYKGLVRYPYGREGGLMRLVAEVVGMEGDERTLDGAIYLMDPVDPSSIFPEALALKRQCVIHGKPFLSTVASTRDWIEMERIHAGLTRDRNADRYHDYENQTLALIAHDAMKPTMLDFAAHNFELLSRYRRRVGTGTTGQKLNEMAWSKGWPADKPWVDRYNSGPLGGDAQIADLVLEKRCHRAIFFEDPHVARQHEADIQLLERAVTTVTHDAVCSTSPQVAQRWCDAAVKRAG, translated from the coding sequence ATGTCGATCTGCCTGGGTCTTGCCGCCAACAAACTCCACCACCAAACCGAGGACGCTGCGCTGTTTGCCCTGCTGCGCGCTTGCGAGGCCGGAATTCGCGAACTCAAGCTGGGCTTTCATACCGTGGGCCGCACCTATGACGCCATCACGGCGGCCAGCATGCTCCAGGGCTACAAAGGCCTGGTGCGCTACCCCTATGGCCGCGAGGGCGGGCTCATGAGGCTGGTGGCCGAGGTAGTGGGCATGGAGGGTGACGAGCGCACTCTCGATGGCGCCATCTACCTGATGGACCCGGTGGACCCGTCGTCCATCTTCCCCGAAGCCCTGGCCTTGAAGCGCCAGTGCGTGATTCACGGCAAGCCTTTTCTTTCCACGGTCGCCTCCACGCGTGACTGGATAGAGATGGAGCGCATTCACGCCGGCCTGACGCGCGACCGCAATGCCGACCGCTATCACGACTACGAAAACCAGACGCTGGCGCTGATTGCCCACGATGCCATGAAGCCCACCATGCTGGACTTTGCAGCACACAACTTCGAGTTGCTCAGCCGCTACCGCCGCCGCGTGGGTACCGGCACAACGGGGCAGAAACTCAACGAAATGGCCTGGAGCAAGGGCTGGCCTGCCGACAAGCCCTGGGTGGACCGCTACAACAGCGGTCCACTGGGCGGCGATGCGCAGATTGCCGATCTGGTACTGGAAAAGCGCTGCCACCGCGCCATCTTCTTCGAAGACCCGCATGTGGCACGCCAGCACGAAGCCGATATCCAGCTGCTGGAGCGTGCCGTGACCACGGTCACGCATGATGCGGTCTGCAGTACCTCGCCCCAGGTGGCGCAGCGCTGGTGTGATGCGGCCGTCAAGCGCGCAGGTTGA
- a CDS encoding DUF5329 domain-containing protein, giving the protein MKHTVTALLLGAACSLSLAASPTPAATQEIEYLIGHLKASGCEFQRNGSWHDSAKAAEHLRGKYDYLLKKGWVATAEDFIARAGTESSISHKPYQVRCSGKEAEASASWLQAELRRYRNRQ; this is encoded by the coding sequence ATGAAGCACACCGTTACCGCCTTGCTGCTGGGTGCAGCCTGCAGCTTGAGCCTTGCCGCATCGCCCACACCCGCCGCGACTCAGGAGATCGAGTACCTGATCGGCCACCTCAAAGCCTCGGGCTGCGAGTTCCAGCGCAATGGCAGCTGGCATGACAGTGCCAAGGCAGCCGAGCATCTGCGCGGCAAATACGACTATCTGCTCAAAAAGGGCTGGGTGGCCACGGCCGAGGACTTCATTGCCCGCGCAGGCACGGAGAGCAGCATCAGCCACAAGCCCTACCAGGTGCGCTGCAGCGGCAAGGAGGCCGAAGCCAGCGCCAGCTGGCTGCAGGCCGAACTCAGGCGCTACCGCAACCGCCAGTAG
- a CDS encoding cupin domain-containing protein: MSLIRRASFSTLLCSSAFMLFSQNALAQAAAAQPGAAQPGAAQTGGLSRTMVGKADVSVPGREAVVAKVEVAPGSRAGRHTHPGDEISYISEGEVDLLIDGQPPRTLKAGETFVVPAGVIHDAHNASNGTVKLIGVYVVEKGKPLATPAP, encoded by the coding sequence ATGTCCTTGATTCGCCGCGCCAGCTTTTCGACGCTGCTTTGCAGCAGCGCCTTCATGCTGTTCAGCCAGAATGCCCTGGCCCAGGCTGCAGCGGCCCAGCCGGGTGCGGCCCAGCCGGGTGCGGCCCAAACCGGAGGCCTGTCCCGGACCATGGTCGGCAAGGCCGATGTTTCGGTGCCTGGTCGCGAAGCCGTGGTAGCCAAGGTGGAGGTCGCCCCAGGCTCGCGCGCGGGTCGCCACACCCACCCCGGCGACGAGATCAGCTATATCAGCGAGGGTGAGGTCGATCTGCTGATCGACGGCCAGCCGCCGCGCACGCTCAAGGCCGGCGAGACCTTTGTCGTGCCCGCTGGTGTGATTCATGATGCACACAACGCCAGCAATGGCACGGTCAAGCTGATTGGCGTGTATGTCGTGGAAAAGGGCAAGCCTCTGGCCACACCGGCCCCCTGA
- a CDS encoding Bug family tripartite tricarboxylate transporter substrate binding protein, producing MTSLFAGAAQAQDVYPSKPIRIVIGYAPGGSVDMVGRVVGDMLARQLNATVVVENVPGAAGVVGAQRVVSAKPDGYTLLAGSSNEMAGTKFVNAAQKYDPAVDLTPVSLTALAPNLWVAGAHVPVKTVDDFVKLAKANPGKYSYGSPGIGSTPHFSGELIKKTAGVYLVHIPYKGSPAMTSDLGGGNLDFAILSPMAAAPLAQSGKIRILGATTATRIATLKEVPALAEHPALKGYALSGWFALAAPKGLPPEVLAKLQKAVQTGLADPAIRQKLEAAGTPPAKGNESLAQVMRTDMDKYAELVKFARITGDN from the coding sequence ATGACCAGCCTGTTCGCAGGGGCGGCGCAGGCACAGGATGTCTATCCCAGCAAGCCCATCCGCATCGTGATTGGCTATGCCCCGGGTGGCTCCGTCGACATGGTCGGCCGCGTGGTCGGGGACATGCTGGCCAGGCAGTTGAACGCCACTGTCGTGGTCGAGAACGTGCCGGGCGCCGCAGGCGTGGTGGGAGCGCAGCGCGTGGTATCGGCCAAGCCCGACGGCTACACCTTGCTGGCCGGCTCCAGCAACGAAATGGCGGGCACCAAGTTTGTGAATGCCGCGCAGAAGTACGACCCGGCGGTGGACCTGACCCCGGTGAGCCTGACCGCCCTGGCCCCCAATCTGTGGGTAGCCGGTGCGCATGTTCCTGTCAAAACCGTGGATGACTTCGTCAAACTGGCCAAGGCCAACCCAGGCAAATACAGCTACGGCAGCCCCGGCATCGGCTCGACGCCGCATTTTTCGGGAGAGCTGATCAAGAAGACTGCGGGTGTCTACCTCGTGCACATACCCTACAAGGGCTCTCCGGCCATGACCAGCGATCTGGGCGGCGGCAACCTGGACTTCGCCATCCTCTCGCCCATGGCCGCAGCGCCGCTGGCGCAGTCCGGAAAGATCAGGATTCTGGGCGCCACCACGGCCACCCGCATTGCCACGCTCAAGGAGGTTCCGGCGCTGGCGGAACATCCCGCGCTCAAGGGCTATGCCCTGAGCGGCTGGTTTGCCCTCGCGGCACCCAAGGGCCTGCCCCCGGAAGTGCTGGCCAAGCTGCAAAAAGCGGTACAGACAGGTCTTGCCGACCCGGCCATCCGCCAGAAGCTGGAAGCAGCAGGGACCCCGCCAGCCAAGGGCAATGAAAGCCTTGCCCAGGTGATGCGCACAGACATGGACAAATACGCCGAGCTGGTGAAGTTCGCCAGGATCACGGGCGACAACTAA